In a single window of the Micromonospora inositola genome:
- a CDS encoding ATP-binding protein translates to MAVNAEAHGDGLPNERPDPITTLRGWRRFVEAVPPHFELLPEAEWAALSEAVRPAYNKARFDYHCGRVVLATPTIQEIEEQVGLSQLNHHDSIARRGLVVSGPPFTGKSTGLTQLGRAYELWVRQRYPSQDRIPVVYVSTPPQWSPRNLAAEVARFLGLSPINPRASFTNFVDAVGQALTEARCDLVLVDEIHNLYLPTAAGEYPSDQLKYLTERLPATFVYAGINLEQSGLFTGVRGTQTAGRFVFVNTGPIPYGPEWEGLVATLEAGLRLHCHEGGTLTGLDRYLHERTHGMIGNLSHLILAGALAAIDDGSEAITRQLLETIPLN, encoded by the coding sequence GAGGCGCACGGCGACGGCCTGCCGAATGAGCGGCCCGACCCGATCACAACCTTGCGCGGCTGGCGCCGTTTTGTGGAGGCGGTCCCGCCCCACTTCGAGTTGCTCCCCGAGGCCGAGTGGGCCGCGCTGTCCGAGGCCGTACGCCCGGCCTACAACAAGGCCCGGTTCGACTACCACTGCGGAAGGGTGGTCTTGGCGACCCCCACTATTCAGGAGATCGAAGAGCAGGTTGGGCTGAGCCAGCTCAACCATCACGACTCCATCGCTCGCCGTGGCCTGGTCGTGTCGGGACCCCCGTTCACGGGCAAGAGCACCGGCCTCACGCAGCTCGGGCGCGCCTACGAGCTGTGGGTTCGCCAGCGCTATCCCAGCCAAGACCGCATCCCCGTGGTCTACGTGAGCACCCCGCCGCAATGGTCTCCCCGCAACCTTGCTGCGGAGGTCGCCCGGTTTCTCGGCCTGTCACCGATCAACCCGCGGGCCAGCTTCACCAACTTCGTCGACGCGGTCGGCCAAGCGCTCACTGAAGCCCGATGTGACCTGGTGCTGGTTGACGAGATCCACAACCTGTACCTGCCTACCGCCGCCGGTGAGTACCCTTCCGATCAGCTCAAATACTTGACCGAGCGCCTGCCGGCGACGTTCGTCTACGCAGGGATCAACCTCGAACAATCCGGGCTGTTCACCGGGGTTCGTGGCACGCAGACCGCTGGCCGGTTCGTGTTCGTCAATACGGGGCCGATTCCCTATGGGCCTGAGTGGGAGGGCCTGGTGGCCACGCTGGAAGCCGGACTGCGGCTGCACTGCCACGAGGGCGGCACTCTTACAGGCCTGGACCGGTACCTGCATGAACGCACGCACGGGATGATCGGCAACCTGTCCCACCTGATCCTCGCGGGGGCATTAGCCGCGATCGACGACGGCAGCGAAGCGATCACCCGCCAGCTTCTAGAGACCATCCCACTCAACTAG